One stretch of Prionailurus viverrinus isolate Anna chromosome C1, UM_Priviv_1.0, whole genome shotgun sequence DNA includes these proteins:
- the TSPAN1 gene encoding tetraspanin-1: protein MQCFSFIKTMMTLFNFLIFLCGVALLAVGIWVSVDGSSFLKIFGPLSSSAMQFVNVGYFLIAAGAVLFALGFLGCYGAQTENKCALMMFFLILLIIFIAEVAAAVVALVYTTMAEHFLTLLVVPTIKKDYGSQKDFTQVWNTTMEGLKCCGFNNYTDFEGSPYFMKNHTFPPYCCLDDGNGTATEPCTKEKADDNIVQGCFSQLLYDIRTNAVTVGAVAAGIGGLELAAMIVSMYLYCNLK, encoded by the exons ATGCAGTGCTTCAGCTTCATTAAAACCATGATGACcctcttcaatttcctcatcttt cTGTGTGGCGTTGCCCTGTTGGCAGTGGGCATCTGGGTGTCCGTCGATGGGTCATCCTTCCTGAAGATCTTCGGGCCGCTGTCATCCAGTGCCATGCAGTTTGTCAACGTGGGCTACTTCCTCATCGCAGCTGGTGCTGTGCTCTTTGCTCTTGGTTTCCTGGGCTGCTACGGTGCTCAGACTGAGAACAAGTGTGCCCTCATGATG TTCTTCTTGATCCTCCTCATCATCTTCATCGCTGAGGTTGCAGCTGCTGTAGTTGCCTTGGTGTATACCACCATG GCTGAGCACTTCCTGACGTTGCTGGTAGTGCCTACCATCAAGAAAGACTATGGTTCTCAGAAGGACTTCACCCAAGTGTGGAACACCACCATGGAAGGG CTCAAGTGCTGTGGCTTTAACAACTACACGGATTTTGAGGGCTCTCCCTACTTCATGAAGAACCATACCTTTCCCCCATACTGTTGCCTTGATGATGGCAATGGCACAGCCACAGAACCCTGCACCAAGGAGAAGGCTGATGACAACATTGTACAG GGCTGCTTCAGTCAGCTTCTGTATGACATCCGAACCAACGCAGTCACTGTGGGTGCTGTGGCAGCTGGAATTGGGGGTTTGGAG CTGGCAGCCATGATTGTGTCCATGTATCTGTACTGCAATTTGAAGTAA
- the P3R3URF gene encoding PIK3R3 upstream open reading frame protein — MGPSQLARAPRPRGLRFRYRRPGMGWPRPRFPRMFKCSRRRYRQKPQGRTPTTAATNFATLATDINNTHTVTTTSVWILPPPVLRHLCQPGSFLIF; from the exons ATGGGGCCTTCTCAGCTTGCCCGTGCCCCTCGGCCCCGGGGCTTAAGATTCCGCTACCGCAGGCCAGGGATGGGCTGGCCTAGGCCTCGATTTCCCAGGATGTTCAAGTGTAGCCGTAGAAGGTATCGGCAGAAACCCCAAGGCAGAACTCCTACCACTGCAGCCACCAATTTTGCCACCCTGGCCACAGATATCAACAACACTCACACCGTCACCACCACCAGTGTGTGGATCCTTCCACCACCAG TTCTCAGACACCTCTGTCAACCTGGCAGCTTTCTGATCTTCTAG